A single window of Flavobacterium sp. 140616W15 DNA harbors:
- a CDS encoding GNAT family N-acetyltransferase, producing the protein MNNKIIDIENKAVSDIVFVKTIPGMGVFELRPIDLETDMPLLHDWVNREYAVYWGMNGFSLQEVYDSYREILEKTDVYMGVFNGEISFLLECYNTETDCIGEYYKVEKGDKGMHILVAPLEIPVNKFTWTIFTVILDFIFCDAKNQRVVVEPDARNHKIHALNRKAGFVFQTEIDLPHKKAHLEFCTREDYYKALQSV; encoded by the coding sequence ATGAATAATAAAATAATTGATATAGAAAATAAAGCTGTTTCTGATATTGTTTTTGTCAAAACAATTCCTGGTATGGGCGTTTTTGAATTGCGTCCAATAGACTTAGAAACTGATATGCCTTTGCTTCATGACTGGGTGAATCGTGAATATGCGGTTTATTGGGGAATGAATGGGTTTTCTTTGCAGGAAGTGTACGATTCGTACCGAGAAATTCTGGAGAAAACGGATGTTTACATGGGTGTTTTTAATGGTGAAATTTCCTTTTTATTAGAATGTTACAATACCGAAACAGATTGTATTGGAGAGTACTATAAAGTAGAAAAAGGGGATAAGGGGATGCATATTTTAGTAGCGCCCTTAGAAATACCCGTAAATAAGTTTACCTGGACGATTTTTACCGTAATACTGGATTTTATTTTTTGTGATGCTAAAAACCAACGTGTTGTTGTTGAACCTGATGCACGCAATCATAAAATTCATGCATTGAACAGAAAAGCCGGATTTGTGTTCCAGACTGAAATTGATTTGCCTCACAAAAAAGCACATCTTGAGTTTTGTACACGCGAGGATTATTATAAGGCTTTGCAATCAGTTTAG
- a CDS encoding lysine N(6)-hydroxylase/L-ornithine N(5)-oxygenase family protein, which yields MENKIYDFIAVGVGPFNLSLACLTAPIENLDGLFFDKNESFNWHPGMLLQDTTLQIPFLADLVTLADPTSPFSFLNYIKEQGKMYSFYIRENFLLLRNEYNQYCQWAIKKLPNVFFSTEVSMIEYDDNESVYIVSTVCTKTNKITYYKTKRIILGTGTAPHIPKSCQTLKGKAIHSSAYVQNKAALQKEKSITVLGSGQSAAEVFNDLLQEIDVYGYQLNWITRSSRFFPMDYSKLTLEMTSPEYVDYFYNLPAEKRDYLLKEQKLLYKGINKDLIETIFDTIYAKKVIGEIDVNLRTNAACIKADFDKSKQSFGLELHQTEQDKKYRHVTDALVLATGYGYKLPVFLEGITDRIQWDDKGRFAANRNYSIDKNGGEIFVQNAELHTHGFVTPDLGMVCYRNSYIIKEITGVEYYTIETKIAFQEFGVAVAEVVESNVFEEIL from the coding sequence ATGGAAAATAAAATATACGACTTTATAGCTGTTGGTGTTGGACCTTTTAATTTGAGCTTGGCCTGTCTCACAGCGCCAATTGAAAATCTGGATGGTTTGTTCTTTGATAAAAATGAATCTTTTAACTGGCATCCCGGAATGCTATTGCAGGATACCACTCTTCAGATTCCTTTTTTGGCTGATTTAGTAACACTTGCAGATCCAACTAGCCCTTTTAGTTTTCTGAATTATATAAAAGAACAGGGCAAAATGTACTCGTTCTACATTCGTGAAAACTTTTTATTGTTAAGAAACGAATATAACCAATACTGTCAATGGGCAATCAAGAAACTCCCAAATGTATTTTTTAGTACAGAAGTTTCGATGATTGAATATGATGATAATGAGTCTGTTTACATTGTGAGTACAGTTTGCACTAAAACAAACAAGATTACTTATTACAAGACAAAAAGGATAATTTTAGGTACGGGAACTGCACCACATATTCCTAAATCCTGTCAAACTCTTAAAGGAAAAGCAATTCACTCGTCTGCTTACGTGCAGAATAAAGCAGCATTACAAAAAGAAAAATCGATTACCGTTTTAGGAAGTGGGCAAAGTGCTGCCGAAGTTTTTAATGATTTATTGCAGGAAATTGATGTGTACGGATATCAGTTGAACTGGATTACACGCTCGTCCCGTTTCTTTCCAATGGATTACAGTAAACTTACTTTAGAAATGACCTCTCCTGAATATGTGGATTACTTTTACAATCTTCCCGCTGAGAAGAGAGATTATTTGTTAAAAGAGCAGAAATTGCTTTACAAAGGAATTAATAAAGACCTGATTGAAACTATTTTCGACACTATTTATGCTAAAAAAGTGATTGGAGAAATTGATGTGAATTTAAGAACAAATGCCGCTTGTATAAAAGCCGATTTTGACAAAAGTAAACAATCTTTTGGATTGGAATTGCATCAGACCGAACAAGATAAAAAATACCGTCATGTTACCGACGCATTAGTTTTAGCAACAGGTTACGGTTATAAATTGCCCGTTTTCCTGGAAGGAATTACTGATAGAATTCAATGGGATGATAAAGGACGTTTTGCTGCCAATCGAAATTATAGTATTGACAAAAATGGAGGAGAAATTTTTGTTCAGAATGCGGAATTACACACGCATGGATTCGTTACGCCCGACTTAGGGATGGTTTGTTACCGAAATTCTTATATTATCAAAGAAATTACGGGTGTTGAGTATTATACAATTGAAACAAAAATTGCTTTTCAGGAATTTGGTGTTGCTGTAGCTGAAGTTGTAGAGTCTAATGTTTTTGAAGAGATTCTGTAA
- a CDS encoding aspartate aminotransferase family protein: MEAREQITTIELKKVLEKKHDKHIFSNNKKAISLYKKSMKKTIKLIANHLESRDTPFTGASISSIKEKIDAIVLEEKDQGNSLEYVLDELKGIYLNDCIHFHNPKYIAHLNCPILTPTLVAEAFISSLNSSMDTWDQSTGATFIELKLIDWTIEKLGYPERADGIFTSGGTQSNLMGLLLARDHFVKKNYNMDPKMDGLPADASKFRVLCSEVSHFSLKKNLSLLGLGQNAVVPVAVDTDFKMNVQALKKVIQQQKDLGNIPIAIVGTGGTTDFGSIDPLTQIAAIAKENKLWFHVDAAYGGGLLISEKHNHKLDGIELSDSVTIDYHKTFYQPVSSSVFFMRDKSYVDYIKYHADYLNSKEQEDEGIPNMVKKSIQTTRRFDALKLWFTLRIIGTKGLSTYMDKAIDNALFTADFLRRRDDFEVIHNPEISTIVFRYKPWKTDEGSFCSLNSYIRKAIFNEGKAIITSTKVYNEVFLKFTLLNPLTTQADIEEIINLIVLHGQEYTLIN, encoded by the coding sequence ATGGAAGCACGCGAACAGATAACCACAATTGAATTAAAAAAGGTTTTAGAGAAAAAACATGACAAGCACATTTTTTCTAATAATAAAAAAGCCATTTCTCTTTATAAGAAGAGCATGAAAAAAACAATTAAACTAATTGCAAATCATTTAGAAAGCAGAGATACTCCTTTTACAGGTGCAAGTATTTCTTCGATTAAAGAAAAAATTGATGCAATAGTCCTTGAAGAAAAAGATCAGGGAAACAGTTTAGAATATGTTTTAGACGAGCTTAAAGGCATTTACCTAAATGACTGTATTCATTTTCATAACCCAAAGTACATCGCTCATTTAAACTGTCCAATTTTAACACCTACACTTGTTGCAGAAGCGTTTATCTCTTCTTTAAACTCGTCTATGGATACCTGGGATCAAAGTACCGGAGCCACTTTTATCGAATTGAAGCTGATAGACTGGACGATTGAAAAATTGGGTTATCCGGAAAGAGCAGATGGGATTTTCACAAGCGGAGGAACACAGTCAAATTTGATGGGATTACTTTTAGCGAGAGATCATTTTGTGAAAAAGAATTATAATATGGACCCTAAAATGGACGGGCTTCCTGCAGATGCATCAAAATTTAGAGTTTTATGTTCTGAAGTAAGTCATTTTAGCTTAAAGAAGAATTTAAGTTTATTAGGATTAGGTCAAAATGCAGTTGTTCCTGTGGCAGTCGATACTGATTTTAAAATGAATGTTCAGGCTCTGAAAAAAGTAATTCAGCAACAGAAAGATTTAGGAAATATCCCAATAGCAATTGTAGGTACAGGCGGCACTACAGATTTTGGTTCAATTGATCCATTAACCCAAATTGCAGCAATAGCAAAAGAGAATAAATTATGGTTTCACGTTGATGCGGCCTATGGCGGCGGATTATTGATCAGTGAGAAGCATAATCATAAATTAGATGGAATTGAGCTTTCAGATTCTGTTACTATAGATTATCACAAAACCTTTTATCAGCCAGTAAGTTCAAGTGTTTTTTTTATGAGGGACAAATCGTATGTAGATTATATAAAATATCACGCGGATTACCTGAACTCAAAAGAACAGGAAGATGAGGGAATTCCAAACATGGTGAAGAAATCAATACAGACTACCCGCAGATTTGATGCCTTAAAATTATGGTTTACTCTAAGAATAATCGGAACAAAGGGACTAAGCACCTACATGGACAAAGCGATTGATAATGCGCTATTTACTGCAGATTTCTTAAGAAGGAGAGATGATTTTGAAGTAATTCATAATCCTGAAATAAGCACAATTGTGTTCCGCTATAAACCCTGGAAAACGGATGAAGGATCTTTTTGTAGCTTAAACAGTTACATCCGCAAAGCCATTTTTAATGAAGGAAAAGCCATTATAACCAGTACAAAAGTCTATAATGAAGTATTTCTGAAATTCACACTTCTTAACCCTCTTACAACTCAGGCTGATATTGAAGAAATTATAAATTTAATTGTTCTTCACGGTCAGGAATATACATTGATAAATTAA
- a CDS encoding response regulator transcription factor, which produces MRNFLIADSENLHIIGLKQTLKKFVKKSSLTVVGSKDELIIHLEKNTVEYLIIDPNNIFLFYDDDFKQLRLNSPNCKIIILSYFKNKQTISSFLKENINGFISKDCQEQTIFDALYKIENGERYLCPQILNILVDVLISPASDLKEKLTFRESEILKQIAKGNDGKSIASNLFISIHTFRTHRKNIMKKTGRHTTPELILYAIDRKLI; this is translated from the coding sequence ATGAGAAATTTCCTGATTGCAGATTCTGAAAACTTGCATATAATCGGATTGAAACAGACGCTAAAAAAGTTTGTGAAGAAATCAAGTTTAACCGTGGTAGGCTCAAAAGATGAACTAATTATTCATCTGGAGAAAAATACAGTGGAGTATTTAATTATTGATCCGAATAATATTTTTTTATTTTATGATGATGATTTCAAGCAGCTACGGCTGAACTCTCCAAATTGTAAAATTATCATTTTATCTTACTTTAAGAATAAACAAACGATTAGTAGTTTTCTCAAAGAAAATATTAATGGATTTATTTCAAAGGACTGTCAGGAGCAAACTATTTTTGATGCTTTGTATAAAATCGAAAACGGTGAACGTTACTTATGTCCGCAAATATTAAATATTCTTGTTGATGTGCTTATTTCACCAGCATCTGATTTAAAAGAGAAACTAACTTTTAGAGAGTCTGAAATCCTAAAGCAGATTGCTAAAGGTAATGATGGAAAAAGCATTGCTTCCAACCTTTTTATAAGTATTCATACATTTAGAACTCATAGAAAAAATATTATGAAAAAAACGGGCAGACATACCACTCCAGAGCTTATTTTATATGCAATTGACAGAAAATTAATATAA